Part of the uncultured Tolumonas sp. genome is shown below.
ATGCATAAATATTCACCTGTTTTGCGCGATTCTAATGATGTAATTAACTTGTAACAAAAATAAGCATGGATTTCATGAATTAGACGCAGTGCACCAGCGTAATGCCCTTTCAATATATAGTGTTATTTACTTCTGCATCTGCGTGACGACTCCTATAATAGAAACCGCTTCCAGATAAAAAAGGATGTTGATTTCGCATGTCACGACGTCTCCCCCCGCTGAATGCCTTAAAAGCATTTGAAGCGGCAGCCCGTCATTTAAGTTTTACCAAGGCGGCAGAAGAATTGTTTGTCACTCAGGCAGCAATTAGTCATCAGATCAAAACGCTGGAAGATTTTCTGGGCTTAAAACTCTTCCGGCGTCGTAATCGCAGTTTGCTTCTGACGGAAGAGGGGCAGGGTTATTATCAGGATATCCGCTCTATTTTCAGTTCGGTGTGCGATGCGACGGAGCGTTTAATGGCGCGTAGTGCCAAAGGCACGCTGACGGTGACCATGCAGCCAAGTTTTGCCATCCAGTGGTTGGTGCCGCGATTAAGCCTGTTCAGTCAGTTACATCCAGAAATTGATGTGCGAATCAAAGCCGTTGATCAAGACGCTGATACCTTGATCGATGATGTTGATATTGCTATTTATTACGGCGATGGTCATTGGTCTGATCTGCAGATGTATAAACTGCATTCAGAATATCGTATTCCCGTGTGTTCACCGTCGTTACTGCAAGGGAAAAAACTGACTAAACCGGAAGATCTGGCACAGTTTTCATTATTACATGACGCCTCGCGTCGGGATTGGTCGCGTTGGTTACGTCAGGTGGGTGTGTCATTACCGAATGCCGGGCAAGGGCCGATTTTTAGCCATTCAACGATGGTGCTGCAAGCCGCGGTGTTGGGGCAAGGAGTGGCGCTGGGGCATAGTTTGTTATCTCGTCCGGAAATTCAGGCCGGACGTCTGGTTTGCCCGCTACCGCAAACGCTCATCAATGATAACGCCTATTATCTGGTGATGGCGCCAGGGCATGATACGTTGGGTAAAGTGGCGGCATTTCGTGATTGGATTGTGGCGTTGGTGCAGCAAGAAGAAGCGGAGTTTGATTCTGCGCTATGATTGCTCGTTAAAAAAGCAGCATCTTTGTCTGCTTCAGTGTATGGTGTCGCACTTTTCAAGGTGAGTGAGGGGAGAAGCGTAAATGAACCACCTGATGTTCTATTGTCGTCCGGGATTTGAAAAA
Proteins encoded:
- a CDS encoding transcriptional regulator GcvA yields the protein MSRRLPPLNALKAFEAAARHLSFTKAAEELFVTQAAISHQIKTLEDFLGLKLFRRRNRSLLLTEEGQGYYQDIRSIFSSVCDATERLMARSAKGTLTVTMQPSFAIQWLVPRLSLFSQLHPEIDVRIKAVDQDADTLIDDVDIAIYYGDGHWSDLQMYKLHSEYRIPVCSPSLLQGKKLTKPEDLAQFSLLHDASRRDWSRWLRQVGVSLPNAGQGPIFSHSTMVLQAAVLGQGVALGHSLLSRPEIQAGRLVCPLPQTLINDNAYYLVMAPGHDTLGKVAAFRDWIVALVQQEEAEFDSAL